A region from the Thauera humireducens genome encodes:
- a CDS encoding methyl-accepting chemotaxis protein has product MRINMPVTQGNYPVPEGTTIVTRTDAKGRIEYANDAFVSISGFTREELLGQPHNLVRHPDMPAEAFRDIWATLKRGRPWSGLVKNRRKDGDHYWVRANANPLPGGGYHSVRTAPAAQEIAAAEALYARMRQDASLALHEGSVIRRGALATLRQQWRRVRISHRFWAWAGFATALFYLSIALGVYGLMQARDSQDRIYSGNLIPALQLGTLAEHLDGGHTALLLAMQALPGNAQASAQPQLEAARANRSELERGWAEYGRIASAPDEQALARAFEEPLQAWWRRLDGVAERIRAGDTGPAALQALLDARRTEGAAAHAGLAALREHHAAKAAAEMRLTEAQHERDFILYAILFGLGISVGTLMGWSLLHRLSRGFAAAGEAAQAIAAGNLARPVAVDGEDEIGQLLAQMSIMRNNLQEVIGELRHNMEELSRQSRELGAASANVSGTAEQQAAATNSMAAAVEQLSVSIDQVESNASEARTVTLDSARRSEESTRIIRDTIDEMHRIAASVSETASSIRELEGQVGEISAIVTVIREIADQTNLLALNAAIEAARAGEQGRGFAVVADEVRKLAERTSSATVRIASMIGPIQAKASAAGSSMDHGVSRVQAGVALASRAGDELHEMRQGSTQVTEAVDAITLALQEQAAAAREIAGRVEHVSQGTDEMVATSRQTDEAAFGLQRLAMGLAELSGKFRTA; this is encoded by the coding sequence ATGCGCATCAACATGCCCGTGACTCAAGGCAACTATCCGGTCCCGGAAGGCACGACGATCGTCACGCGCACCGACGCCAAGGGGCGCATCGAGTACGCCAACGACGCCTTCGTCAGCATCTCCGGATTCACGCGCGAGGAGTTGCTGGGCCAGCCGCACAACCTGGTGCGCCACCCCGACATGCCGGCCGAGGCGTTTCGCGACATTTGGGCCACGCTCAAGCGCGGCCGCCCGTGGAGCGGGCTGGTCAAGAACCGGCGCAAGGACGGCGACCACTACTGGGTGCGGGCCAACGCGAACCCGCTGCCGGGCGGCGGCTACCATTCGGTGCGCACCGCGCCGGCCGCACAGGAGATCGCTGCCGCCGAGGCGCTGTATGCGCGCATGCGCCAGGACGCCTCACTGGCGCTGCACGAAGGCAGCGTCATCCGCCGGGGAGCGCTGGCGACCCTGCGCCAGCAGTGGCGACGCGTGCGGATCTCGCACCGGTTCTGGGCCTGGGCCGGCTTCGCCACCGCCCTGTTCTACCTGTCGATCGCCCTCGGCGTGTACGGCCTGATGCAGGCTCGCGACAGCCAGGACCGTATCTACAGTGGCAACCTGATCCCCGCGCTCCAGCTCGGCACCCTGGCGGAACATCTGGACGGCGGCCACACCGCCTTGCTGCTGGCGATGCAGGCCCTGCCCGGCAACGCGCAGGCAAGCGCGCAGCCGCAGCTCGAGGCCGCACGCGCGAACCGCAGCGAACTCGAACGCGGGTGGGCCGAGTACGGCCGGATCGCGTCGGCACCGGACGAACAGGCGCTGGCCCGCGCGTTCGAAGAGCCCCTGCAGGCCTGGTGGCGACGGCTCGACGGTGTCGCCGAACGCATCCGAGCCGGCGACACCGGCCCGGCCGCGTTGCAGGCCCTGCTCGACGCCCGGCGCACCGAGGGCGCGGCCGCCCACGCCGGGCTCGCCGCGCTGCGCGAACACCACGCCGCGAAAGCCGCAGCCGAGATGCGACTGACGGAGGCCCAGCACGAGCGCGACTTCATCCTCTACGCGATCCTGTTCGGTCTCGGCATCAGCGTCGGCACCCTGATGGGCTGGAGCCTCCTGCACCGCCTGAGTCGCGGCTTTGCCGCCGCGGGCGAAGCGGCACAGGCCATCGCCGCCGGCAACCTCGCCCGACCGGTGGCGGTCGACGGCGAGGACGAGATCGGCCAGCTGCTGGCGCAGATGAGCATCATGCGCAACAACCTGCAGGAGGTCATCGGCGAGCTGCGCCACAACATGGAGGAACTGTCGCGGCAGTCGCGCGAGCTCGGCGCCGCCTCGGCCAACGTCTCGGGCACGGCCGAGCAGCAGGCGGCCGCCACCAACAGCATGGCGGCGGCGGTCGAGCAATTGTCGGTGTCGATCGACCAGGTCGAATCGAACGCCAGCGAAGCCCGCACCGTGACCCTGGATTCGGCGCGACGCTCGGAGGAAAGCACCCGCATCATCCGCGACACCATCGACGAGATGCACCGCATCGCCGCCTCGGTGTCCGAGACTGCGTCGAGCATCCGCGAGCTCGAAGGCCAGGTGGGCGAGATCTCGGCCATCGTGACGGTGATCCGCGAGATTGCCGACCAGACCAACCTGCTGGCGCTCAACGCCGCGATCGAGGCGGCACGAGCGGGCGAACAGGGTCGGGGCTTTGCCGTCGTCGCCGATGAGGTGCGCAAGCTCGCCGAGCGCACCAGCTCGGCCACCGTGCGGATCGCGTCGATGATCGGCCCCATCCAGGCCAAGGCCAGCGCCGCCGGCAGCAGCATGGATCATGGCGTGTCACGGGTTCAGGCCGGCGTGGCGCTCGCCTCGCGCGCGGGCGACGAACTGCACGAGATGCGCCAGGGCAGCACGCAGGTCACCGAGGCGGTGGACGCCATCACCCTCGCCCTTCAGGAACAGGCCGCCGCTGCACGCGAGATCGCCGGCCGCGTGGAACACGTTTCGCAAGGCACGGACGAGATGGTGGCCACGTCGCGCCAGACAGACGAAGCGGCTTTCGGCCTGCAGCGCCTGGCGATGGGACTGGCGGAACTGTCAGGCAAGTTCCGCACGGCGTAA
- a CDS encoding adenosine deaminase: protein MDLDAFVRALPKAELHLHIEGSLEPEMMFELACRNGVALPWDSVEATRAAYAFSDLQSFLDLYYAGAAALIQERDFFDLAMAYFERAHADGVVHAELFFDPQTHTARGIAFETVLDGLERACGEAQARWGISSRLILCFLRHLSEEDGLATLQQALPHLARIHGVGLDSSEKGHPPSKFLRLFARCRELGLHIVAHAGEEGPPAYIVEALDLLGVERIDHGVRAAEDAALMARLAREQVALTVCPLSNVKLCVFQRLEQHNLKQLLDAGLKVTINSDDPAYFGGYIAQNYVDTARALGLSRVELKRIARNSLEASFVPEALRQPWFERLDALPV, encoded by the coding sequence ATGGACCTCGACGCTTTCGTTCGCGCCTTGCCCAAGGCGGAGCTGCACCTGCACATCGAGGGCTCCCTCGAGCCCGAGATGATGTTCGAGCTGGCGTGCCGCAACGGCGTCGCATTGCCATGGGACAGTGTCGAGGCCACGCGCGCGGCCTATGCCTTCAGCGACCTGCAGAGCTTCCTCGACCTTTATTACGCGGGGGCGGCGGCGCTGATCCAGGAGCGCGACTTCTTCGACCTGGCGATGGCCTACTTCGAGCGCGCGCACGCCGACGGTGTGGTGCATGCCGAGCTGTTCTTCGATCCGCAGACCCACACCGCGCGCGGCATCGCCTTCGAGACCGTGCTCGACGGCCTGGAGCGCGCGTGTGGCGAAGCCCAGGCGCGCTGGGGCATCAGCTCGCGCCTGATCCTGTGCTTCCTGCGCCACCTCAGCGAGGAGGACGGCCTTGCCACGCTGCAGCAGGCGCTGCCGCATCTGGCGCGCATCCACGGCGTCGGGCTGGATTCGTCCGAGAAGGGGCATCCGCCGAGCAAGTTCCTGCGCCTCTTCGCGCGCTGTCGCGAACTGGGCCTGCATATCGTCGCCCACGCCGGCGAGGAGGGGCCGCCGGCCTACATCGTCGAGGCGCTGGATCTGCTCGGCGTCGAGCGCATCGACCACGGCGTGCGTGCGGCCGAGGATGCGGCGCTGATGGCGCGCCTGGCGCGCGAGCAGGTGGCGCTGACGGTGTGTCCGTTGTCCAACGTGAAGCTGTGCGTGTTCCAGCGGCTGGAACAGCACAACCTGAAGCAGCTGCTCGACGCCGGGCTGAAGGTGACGATCAACTCCGACGATCCTGCGTATTTCGGTGGCTACATCGCGCAGAACTACGTCGACACGGCGCGCGCGCTGGGCTTGAGCCGGGTGGAGCTGAAGCGCATCGCGCGCAACAGCCTGGAGGCGAGCTTCGTGCCCGAAGCGCTGCGCCAGCCCTGGTTCGAGCGGCTGGACGCGCTGCCGGTCTGA
- a CDS encoding EAL domain-containing protein gives MLFVPFEEPKDVKIDDAGLDAKAGELEFGDAEILRRKAFLEFGESDALLLRRVHATLNQHAEDFIRGFYAHLYAFEETRRLLPEAEGLLQLQRTQSAYFQGLTAGDYGRDYFEHRLRVGFVHQRVGLAPEWYLGAYAKYLSGLLPTISEHFGDDRDGFIATMRAFIKVVLLDMGLAIDAYIQARDKTILGLKNYAELVFDSMHDGILVLSPELRIESCNRRFLDLLGEDSAVPLNRPLAEVLRADDLDAAIRAVLRGGTAVRDRIFSLQLVRRRTQSRARITLKRVCLGDQGDRALMVIEEISHEEWLRLQAEERLARNEALLRQAQAVARIGSWRIEPEGPDPEALEWSEETYRLFGIPAGTRVTYADFLARVHPEDRERVGAAWEAALGGRPYVVEHRIEIDGETRWLEERAEFCRDAEGQLHWAIGTVQDITERKHTDGRIERLAYYDTLTELPNRSYFGENLKKKLALARAQGHPLALLFIDLDRFKDINDTQGHQAGDRVLAEVARRFRDTMRQDELLARLGGDEFVVVAEDTNRQGAEAIALRLLAAMRKPVGVRSTDFQLGASIGIAVYPDDATNAQNLIKHADIAMYRAKAGGGGHCFYNPDMGERLRRDLELVQRFGQALGNNQLQLHYQPKVLIGDGALAGAEALLRWQDPEWGWVSPADFLPIIEERGMTVRLGEWVLAEACRQLCAWRDAGLPLPPRVAINVSARQIDEKDFAARALAIIDAAGLTPSHFEIELTESSMMRDPHCAMEVTQALVDAGFAFAIDDFGTGYSSLSYLKRFPVHTLKIDRSFVRDMLEDGNDHGIVRTIIAMAQNLGLTPLAEGVEDARQAECLHALGCVEAQGFHFGHPLPAVDFAETWLRPPCPATAL, from the coding sequence ATGCTGTTCGTCCCTTTCGAGGAGCCGAAGGACGTGAAGATCGACGATGCGGGCCTGGATGCGAAGGCTGGAGAGCTAGAGTTCGGAGACGCCGAGATTCTCCGCCGCAAGGCATTTCTCGAATTCGGCGAATCCGATGCGCTCCTTCTGCGCCGCGTCCACGCCACGCTGAACCAGCACGCCGAAGACTTCATCCGTGGCTTCTACGCCCACCTGTATGCCTTCGAGGAGACGCGCCGCCTGTTGCCCGAGGCCGAGGGGCTGCTGCAGCTGCAGCGCACCCAGTCGGCCTATTTCCAGGGGCTCACCGCAGGCGACTATGGTCGCGACTACTTCGAGCATCGTCTGCGCGTGGGCTTTGTCCATCAGCGCGTCGGCCTCGCACCCGAGTGGTACCTGGGCGCCTACGCCAAGTATCTGAGCGGCCTGCTGCCGACCATCTCCGAGCACTTCGGCGACGACCGCGACGGCTTCATCGCGACGATGCGGGCCTTCATCAAGGTGGTCCTGCTGGACATGGGCCTGGCGATCGACGCCTACATCCAGGCCCGCGACAAGACCATCCTCGGCCTGAAGAACTACGCCGAACTCGTGTTCGACAGCATGCACGACGGCATCCTGGTGCTCTCGCCCGAGCTGCGCATCGAGTCGTGCAACCGCCGCTTTCTCGACCTGCTCGGCGAGGATTCCGCGGTGCCGCTCAATCGTCCGCTCGCCGAAGTGCTGCGGGCCGACGATCTGGACGCGGCGATTCGCGCCGTCCTCCGCGGCGGGACGGCGGTGCGCGACCGGATCTTCTCGCTGCAGCTCGTGCGCCGCCGGACCCAGAGCCGCGCCCGCATCACGCTCAAGCGGGTGTGCCTCGGCGACCAGGGCGACCGGGCACTGATGGTGATCGAGGAGATCAGCCATGAGGAATGGCTGCGCCTGCAGGCCGAGGAGCGGCTGGCCCGCAACGAGGCCTTGCTGCGTCAGGCCCAGGCCGTCGCCCGCATCGGCAGCTGGCGCATCGAGCCCGAAGGCCCCGACCCCGAGGCGCTCGAATGGTCGGAGGAAACCTACCGCCTGTTCGGGATCCCCGCAGGCACGCGCGTCACTTACGCCGACTTCCTCGCGCGCGTCCATCCCGAGGACCGCGAGCGTGTCGGGGCCGCCTGGGAGGCCGCCCTCGGGGGTCGGCCCTATGTGGTCGAGCACCGGATCGAGATCGACGGCGAGACGCGCTGGCTGGAGGAGCGCGCAGAGTTCTGCCGCGACGCCGAGGGCCAGCTGCACTGGGCGATCGGCACGGTGCAGGACATCACCGAGCGCAAGCACACCGACGGCCGCATCGAGCGGCTCGCGTACTACGACACCCTGACCGAGCTGCCGAACCGCAGCTACTTCGGCGAGAACCTGAAGAAGAAGCTTGCCCTCGCGCGCGCGCAGGGCCATCCCCTCGCGTTGCTGTTCATCGACCTCGACCGCTTCAAGGACATCAACGACACGCAAGGCCATCAGGCCGGCGACCGGGTGCTGGCCGAGGTCGCGCGTCGGTTCCGCGACACGATGCGCCAGGACGAGTTGCTCGCGCGGCTGGGGGGCGACGAATTCGTCGTGGTCGCCGAGGACACCAACCGCCAGGGCGCGGAAGCCATCGCCCTGCGCCTGCTGGCGGCGATGCGCAAACCCGTCGGCGTGCGCAGCACCGACTTCCAGCTCGGCGCGAGCATCGGCATCGCGGTCTATCCCGACGACGCGACGAATGCGCAGAACCTGATCAAGCATGCCGACATCGCCATGTACCGGGCCAAGGCCGGCGGCGGCGGCCACTGTTTCTACAATCCGGACATGGGCGAGCGCCTGCGTCGCGACCTCGAGCTGGTGCAGCGCTTCGGTCAGGCGCTGGGCAACAACCAGCTGCAGCTGCACTACCAGCCCAAGGTTCTGATCGGCGACGGCGCGCTCGCCGGTGCCGAGGCGCTGCTGCGCTGGCAGGACCCGGAATGGGGCTGGGTGTCACCCGCCGACTTCCTGCCCATCATCGAGGAGCGCGGCATGACGGTACGCCTCGGCGAATGGGTGCTGGCCGAGGCCTGTCGCCAGTTGTGCGCCTGGCGCGACGCCGGCTTGCCCCTGCCGCCCCGCGTCGCCATCAACGTTTCCGCGCGCCAGATCGACGAGAAGGATTTCGCCGCACGCGCGCTGGCAATCATCGACGCCGCCGGGCTGACCCCGTCGCACTTCGAGATCGAGCTCACCGAGTCGAGCATGATGCGCGATCCGCACTGCGCCATGGAGGTCACGCAGGCCCTGGTCGACGCCGGGTTCGCCTTCGCCATCGACGACTTCGGCACGGGCTATTCGTCCTTGTCCTACCTCAAGCGCTTCCCGGTGCATACGCTGAAGATCGACCGCTCCTTCGTGCGCGACATGCTGGAAGACGGCAATGACCACGGCATCGTGCGCACGATCATCGCCATGGCGCAGAACCTCGGACTCACCCCGCTGGCCGAGGGCGTGGAAGACGCCCGTCAGGCCGAATGCCTGCACGCACTGGGCTGCGTCGAGGCACAGGGTTTCCATTTCGGACACCCCCTCCCCGCAGTCGATTTCGCTGAAACATGGCTCCGGCCACCCTGCCCTGCCACCGCGTTGTAA